The proteins below come from a single Candidatus Neomarinimicrobiota bacterium genomic window:
- a CDS encoding PorV/PorQ family protein: MKRARFLYYGVIVFLIAIQSGYGQIKKQAQTGFRFLENPVNAEVVGRGGFGITNLHNSSAIFWNPAGLGWISSGLDLSVHYTKGIADINQTSMACALSLGNIGVLAVSAIAMDYGTFYGTRRPGPGDSAPDWKRGYVETDEFSPNANAFGIAYARAVSDRFTFGLHFKLAHQDLGVAYLGQVDDTGTVPDSSITKKNYTITVPAVDVGAYYDFDLYGISFGASVMNISREVRYVNEPFPLPFVMKFGSSFQLLSLLGIDPSVHDLIVGLESRHGRDFGEKLHIGIEYRLLDTFIARTGYMSNYTERGATIGVGIHFRGIHYDYALQNFGVFGDIHLMSIGIRFGT, translated from the coding sequence ATGAAGCGTGCACGATTCCTCTACTATGGAGTTATTGTCTTCCTCATCGCTATACAGTCCGGTTACGGGCAGATCAAGAAGCAGGCTCAAACGGGATTCCGATTCCTCGAGAATCCGGTTAACGCCGAAGTTGTGGGTCGAGGAGGCTTCGGGATCACTAATCTGCATAACTCCTCGGCGATTTTCTGGAATCCCGCCGGATTAGGGTGGATCTCGTCAGGCCTTGATCTGAGTGTCCATTACACAAAGGGCATTGCCGATATTAACCAAACCTCCATGGCTTGCGCCCTGAGTCTGGGCAATATCGGTGTATTGGCCGTGAGCGCTATTGCCATGGATTATGGCACCTTTTACGGTACCCGGCGCCCCGGACCAGGCGACAGCGCCCCGGACTGGAAACGCGGCTATGTAGAGACAGACGAGTTCAGTCCCAATGCCAACGCTTTTGGTATCGCTTATGCCCGGGCAGTCAGTGATCGGTTCACCTTCGGTCTCCACTTCAAACTGGCCCATCAGGACTTGGGTGTGGCTTACCTGGGCCAGGTAGATGACACCGGCACGGTGCCTGACAGCAGCATTACCAAGAAAAATTATACCATAACCGTACCTGCGGTGGATGTGGGGGCCTATTACGACTTCGATCTATACGGCATCTCTTTCGGAGCCTCGGTCATGAATATTTCCAGAGAGGTACGGTATGTGAATGAGCCGTTCCCCCTGCCCTTCGTTATGAAATTCGGCTCCTCCTTCCAGCTTCTATCCCTCCTCGGGATCGATCCATCAGTGCACGATCTCATCGTTGGTCTTGAGTCCAGGCACGGACGCGATTTCGGCGAGAAACTCCATATCGGAATTGAGTATCGCCTTCTCGATACCTTTATTGCCCGGACCGGTTATATGTCCAATTATACCGAACGAGGGGCCACCATCGGTGTCGGCATTCATTTCAGAGGCATCCATTACGACTATGCCCTCCAGAATTTTGGGGTTTTCGGAGACATCCACCTGATGTCCATCGGAATTCGTTTCGGGACATAA